Proteins encoded by one window of Blautia luti:
- a CDS encoding HPr family phosphocarrier protein translates to MIKKPITINLSTGLEARPVAQLVQVASQFNSEIYVEIGKKRVNAKSIMGMMTLGLDAGEEITLSANGEDEEAAMNSIEQYLSNQ, encoded by the coding sequence ATGATTAAAAAACCGATCACCATTAACTTATCTACCGGACTGGAGGCACGCCCTGTGGCACAGCTGGTTCAGGTAGCAAGCCAGTTTAACAGTGAAATATATGTTGAGATTGGCAAGAAACGTGTAAATGCCAAAAGTATTATGGGAATGATGACTCTGGGACTGGATGCCGGAGAAGAAATTACACTTTCTGCTAATGGTGAAGATGAAGAAGCTGCCATGAACAGCATTGAGCAGTATCTCAGTAATCAGTAA
- the whiA gene encoding DNA-binding protein WhiA, with the protein MSFSGMVKEELSRQIGTARHCRIAELAALIGFCGRLEHFPQGEKLKLQTENETVARKCFTLLQKTFNIEKEISVRENSHLKRVKVYVLEISDPEEIREILQATKLIADSKFCDTLILQDMLVVQQSCCKRAYIRGAFLASGSISDPEKGYHFEIVYPDERKAQQLQTIIRSFSVDAKIVQRKKSYVVYVKEGAQIVDMLAVMEANVALMDLENIRILKEMRNSVNRKVNCETANINKTVNAAVKQMEDIKLIQQVMGFEQLSDGLAQIAELRMQYPEATLKELGMMLSPQVGKSGVNHRLRKLSALADELREKQGGELL; encoded by the coding sequence ATGTCTTTTTCAGGGATGGTGAAAGAAGAACTTTCCAGACAGATAGGAACAGCAAGGCACTGCAGAATAGCAGAACTGGCTGCGCTGATCGGTTTCTGCGGCAGACTGGAACATTTTCCCCAGGGAGAAAAACTGAAACTCCAGACGGAAAATGAGACAGTTGCAAGAAAGTGCTTTACATTATTACAAAAAACATTTAATATAGAGAAAGAAATATCTGTACGTGAGAACAGTCATCTGAAGAGAGTAAAGGTATATGTACTGGAGATATCGGATCCCGAAGAGATACGGGAGATACTTCAGGCGACGAAACTGATCGCGGACAGTAAATTCTGTGATACGCTTATTTTGCAGGATATGCTGGTAGTACAGCAGAGCTGCTGCAAAAGAGCTTATATCAGAGGCGCTTTTCTGGCATCGGGTTCCATCAGTGACCCGGAGAAGGGATATCATTTCGAGATTGTATATCCGGATGAAAGAAAAGCACAGCAGCTGCAGACGATTATCCGCAGTTTTTCAGTAGATGCCAAAATTGTTCAGCGCAAGAAATCATATGTGGTCTATGTGAAGGAGGGCGCGCAGATTGTGGATATGCTCGCAGTCATGGAGGCAAATGTGGCATTGATGGATCTGGAGAATATCCGGATACTGAAGGAGATGAGAAATTCAGTAAACCGGAAGGTAAATTGTGAAACTGCCAATATCAATAAAACAGTAAATGCGGCTGTCAAGCAGATGGAGGATATAAAGCTGATTCAGCAGGTAATGGGCTTCGAACAGCTGAGTGATGGGCTTGCACAGATCGCAGAATTAAGGATGCAGTATCCTGAAGCAACACTAAAAGAATTAGGAATGATGTTGAGTCCGCAGGTGGGCAAATCGGGAGTCAATCACAGATTAAGGAAGTTGAGTGCATTGGCTGACGAACTGCGGGAGAAACAAGGAGGAGAATTATTATGA
- the rapZ gene encoding RNase adapter RapZ, with product MRFVIVTGVSGAGKTAALKMLEDANYFCVDNLPIPLLEKFASLMPEIHGEDVQNVALGIDARSGRSLDELEVVLDRMKEAGYDFEILFLDAEDSVLVKRYKETRRSHPLAMGGRVDDGIRIEREKMRFLRERADYIIDTSHLLTRELKQEIERIFVENQDFCNMMISVLSFGFKYGIPADADLVFDVRFLPNPYYVDELRPLTGLDERVFNYVMDCDIAREFADKLEDMITFLIPNYVKEGKTNLVIAIGCTGGKHRSVTLARELYSRLSGNEKYGFRLEHRDVDKDRMLKKQEG from the coding sequence ATGCGTTTTGTAATAGTTACAGGAGTATCAGGAGCAGGAAAAACGGCGGCTTTGAAGATGCTGGAGGATGCCAATTATTTTTGCGTGGATAATCTTCCAATTCCGCTGCTGGAGAAGTTTGCTTCACTGATGCCGGAGATACATGGAGAAGATGTGCAGAATGTTGCACTTGGCATTGATGCCAGAAGCGGACGTTCACTGGATGAACTGGAAGTTGTGCTGGACAGGATGAAAGAAGCGGGATATGATTTCGAGATTCTTTTTTTGGATGCAGAGGACAGTGTTCTGGTAAAAAGATATAAAGAAACCAGAAGAAGCCATCCTCTTGCAATGGGAGGAAGAGTGGATGACGGAATCAGGATAGAAAGAGAAAAGATGCGTTTTCTGAGAGAACGTGCGGACTATATTATTGATACCAGCCATCTGCTGACCAGAGAACTGAAACAGGAGATTGAGAGGATCTTCGTGGAGAATCAGGATTTCTGCAATATGATGATTTCTGTGCTGTCTTTTGGATTCAAATATGGAATTCCGGCAGATGCAGATCTGGTTTTCGATGTACGCTTCCTTCCCAATCCTTATTATGTGGATGAACTCAGGCCTCTTACAGGACTGGATGAAAGAGTATTTAATTATGTTATGGATTGTGATATAGCCAGGGAGTTTGCAGATAAACTGGAGGATATGATCACTTTTCTGATCCCCAATTATGTAAAAGAGGGAAAGACCAATCTTGTGATAGCCATAGGATGTACAGGTGGCAAGCATCGGTCTGTCACTCTGGCAAGAGAATTATACAGCAGGCTCTCCGGCAATGAGAAATATGGATTCAGGTTGGAACACAGAGATGTGGATAAAGACAGAATGCTGAAAAAACAGGAAGGATGA